The following nucleotide sequence is from Erythrobacter aurantius.
CAGGGACAATCTCAGGCGGGTTCAGGAAGAGGTCGATTCGGTCTTTGACGCCTTCATGCCCGTGCCCGCTGACACGCGCGCCCGGCTCGTCGAGGCGATGCGTTATGCTGCGATCGGCGGCGGCAAGCGGGTACGCCCGCTGCTGGTGGTGAGCACTTCGGAATTGTTCGGGGTCGATCGCAACGCCGCGCTGCGCGCCGGTACGGCGGTGGAGGCAATCCACGTCTATTCGCTGATCCACGATGATCTGCCGTGCATGGATGATGACGATTTGCGCCACGGCAAACCGACGGTGCACAAGGTCTATGACGAGGCAACCGCCGTGCTTGCGGGTGATGCGCTGCACGCGCTGGCGTTCGAGATTCTGGCTGATCCGGGGACTTGCAGCGATCCCTTCGTCCGGTCCGAACTGATCACCACTCTGGGCACAGCCAGCGGCATGAACGGCATGGCAGGCGGTCAGATGATGGACATGGTCGCCGATGAAGAAGGTGTTGAATACGACCTTCACACCATCACCCGGCTGCAACAGCTGAAGACTGGCGCGCTGCTGGCGGCGAGCGTGGAAATGGGCGCGATCCTTGGCCGCGTGGCACCCGAAGGCCGCGCGCATCT
It contains:
- a CDS encoding polyprenyl synthetase family protein; the encoded protein is MNVVGAEGNQLRDNLRRVQEEVDSVFDAFMPVPADTRARLVEAMRYAAIGGGKRVRPLLVVSTSELFGVDRNAALRAGTAVEAIHVYSLIHDDLPCMDDDDLRHGKPTVHKVYDEATAVLAGDALHALAFEILADPGTCSDPFVRSELITTLGTASGMNGMAGGQMMDMVADEEGVEYDLHTITRLQQLKTGALLAASVEMGAILGRVAPEGRAHLRAYARDIGLAFQIADDLLDVEGDQEKAGKALRKDDEQGKQTFVTLMGVDKAREQARAFVDQAIAHLASHGKEADTLRALARFIVERDR